The Halococcus hamelinensis 100A6 genome has a window encoding:
- the purD gene encoding phosphoribosylamine--glycine ligase codes for MTETVLLVGGGGREHAIARAVAGDATLYACAGNRNPGIAALADGFETLDTTTPQAVVAYAEEVGATLAVVGPETPLEAGVADALVDSGVYAFGPTADTARIETDKAYQRRFMREHGIPGCPAFETFDDTERACEFVDEHGEGWVVKPAGLTGGKGVRVVGDQVTPEEAVEYLREADYDRVVVEERLVGEEFTLQALVADGDVRVTPAVQDHKRAYEGDEGPNTGGMGSYSDSEATLPFMDQEDYDAAVGIVEETVAALDEYTGVLYGQFMLTADGPKVVEFNARFGDPEAMNVLPVLDTDFVSVLAAGRDGKSLPALDFADRATVCKYAVPEGYPDDPTAGAKVNVDESAIDEVNERFADEGSSTAVEGGRSPEAMLCYASVDERDDGVYTTTSRAFAVVGIADDIATAEEVVEETLAYAGTEGLRVRHDIGTADLVESRIEHMDELRDASGH; via the coding sequence ATGACGGAGACAGTCCTGCTGGTGGGGGGCGGGGGTCGCGAACACGCCATCGCGCGCGCGGTCGCGGGCGACGCGACGCTCTATGCCTGTGCCGGGAACCGGAATCCCGGAATCGCCGCGCTGGCCGACGGGTTCGAGACCCTCGATACCACGACTCCGCAGGCCGTCGTGGCGTACGCCGAGGAGGTCGGCGCGACCCTCGCGGTCGTCGGTCCCGAGACGCCGCTCGAAGCCGGCGTGGCTGACGCACTCGTGGATAGCGGGGTCTACGCGTTCGGGCCGACCGCGGACACGGCGCGGATCGAGACGGACAAGGCCTACCAGCGCCGCTTCATGCGCGAACACGGTATCCCCGGCTGTCCCGCGTTCGAGACGTTCGACGACACCGAGCGCGCGTGCGAGTTCGTCGACGAGCACGGCGAGGGCTGGGTCGTCAAGCCGGCCGGGCTGACGGGCGGGAAGGGTGTTCGCGTCGTCGGGGACCAGGTCACGCCCGAGGAGGCCGTCGAGTACCTCCGGGAGGCCGACTACGACCGTGTCGTGGTCGAGGAACGCCTCGTCGGCGAGGAGTTCACGCTCCAGGCGCTGGTGGCGGACGGCGACGTTCGGGTGACGCCCGCGGTCCAAGACCACAAGCGCGCCTACGAGGGCGACGAGGGACCGAACACGGGTGGAATGGGGAGCTACAGCGACAGCGAAGCGACGCTGCCCTTCATGGACCAGGAGGACTACGACGCGGCGGTCGGTATCGTCGAGGAGACCGTCGCGGCGCTCGACGAGTATACAGGGGTGCTCTACGGCCAGTTCATGCTGACCGCCGACGGCCCGAAGGTGGTGGAGTTCAACGCGCGCTTCGGCGACCCCGAGGCGATGAACGTCCTCCCCGTGCTCGACACCGACTTCGTCTCGGTGCTCGCCGCGGGGCGCGACGGGAAGTCGCTCCCGGCGCTCGACTTCGCCGACCGCGCGACGGTGTGCAAGTACGCGGTCCCCGAAGGCTACCCCGACGACCCGACCGCGGGCGCGAAAGTCAACGTGGACGAATCGGCCATCGACGAGGTCAACGAGCGGTTCGCGGATGAAGGGAGTTCGACGGCCGTCGAGGGCGGGCGGTCGCCGGAGGCGATGCTGTGCTACGCCAGCGTCGACGAGCGCGACGACGGGGTCTACACCACGACCTCGCGGGCGTTCGCGGTGGTGGGGATCGCCGACGACATCGCGACGGCCGAGGAGGTCGTCGAGGAGACGCTCGCCTACGCCGGGACCGAGGGGCTCAGGGTGCGCCACGACATCGGCACGGCGGACCTCGTCGAGTCACGGATCGAGCACATGGACGAGCTCCGGGACGCGAGCGGGCACTGA
- a CDS encoding manganese catalase family protein, with the protein MFYHDDELQYEVEVEDPDPRFAKMLQQAIGGAEGEMRVALQYMFQAFAVPADKSEYRQLLMETATEELGHIEMLATAVAKNLQGASEEQREAAREDAVIAEMMDSGQPRQALSAGLHAMPVDSNGAPFTGGYVVASGNLAADMYANVMAESTGRLLATRLYEITDDPGMEDMLSYMIARDTMHQNQWHAALDTMDDHLPVPNSFPQEKENQEYNYEFMSTYKDSRPDPEQRWTGGESIDGEGEFSYGDQPGGGEPDLDEVIEAMHNEIN; encoded by the coding sequence ATGTTCTACCACGACGACGAACTCCAGTACGAGGTCGAGGTCGAAGATCCGGACCCGCGGTTCGCGAAGATGCTCCAGCAGGCCATCGGCGGGGCCGAGGGCGAGATGCGGGTCGCGCTCCAGTACATGTTCCAGGCGTTCGCGGTGCCCGCCGACAAATCGGAGTACCGCCAACTACTGATGGAGACCGCGACCGAGGAGCTAGGCCACATCGAGATGCTCGCGACGGCGGTCGCGAAGAACCTCCAGGGTGCTTCCGAGGAACAGCGCGAAGCCGCACGCGAGGACGCCGTGATCGCCGAGATGATGGACAGCGGCCAGCCCCGCCAGGCGCTCTCGGCTGGCCTCCACGCGATGCCCGTCGACTCGAACGGCGCGCCGTTCACCGGCGGCTACGTCGTCGCGAGCGGCAACCTCGCGGCCGACATGTACGCGAACGTGATGGCCGAGTCGACGGGGCGATTGCTCGCCACCCGACTCTACGAGATCACCGACGACCCCGGCATGGAGGACATGCTCTCGTACATGATCGCCCGCGACACCATGCACCAGAACCAGTGGCACGCCGCGCTCGACACCATGGACGACCACCTCCCGGTTCCCAACAGCTTCCCCCAGGAGAAGGAGAACCAGGAGTACAACTACGAGTTCATGTCGACCTACAAGGACTCCCGACCCGACCCCGAACAGCGCTGGACGGGGGGCGAGTCCATCGACGGCGAGGGCGAGTTCTCCTACGGCGACCAGCCCGGCGGCGGGGAACCCGACCTCGACGAGGTCATCGAGGCCATGCACAACGAGATCAACTGA
- a CDS encoding DUF7096 domain-containing protein: MSAPIGASTSPSLSSQAPNGQGSAATEPTDYGSHRYQLGAENRSFQLQAEEPPNTLTIVGTGDERVYYNATTNGRFEAGSAADLVDAEQPDTVSNTSAAGSTAESGVDDFNFTGQLTDLRVRGGPVRVYVNGNRIDPAAVPDTTVSPLNTTAVLTIPAGERQQEAHPQAGLDVSASLALENDRLGGRYQRLLLDERFNDIESPALRQTTVGAAAGVIERGIERLSTRQQSSIAAYNNGSLTAHEFLRDLAVIDERAGQLSLATDRVVARSQSTPGATVGGQSVSSWAQDRDLKLATLQGPVRDQIQEALNGNHTDPVASATPSGASRAVAESGEQRQYPTPLPVYVETSNRGVMLATVVDGEYYRELSLSRQRNATGDGLSDVDAIFNRVAELYPWASAHSRTTGLTGSRQSELSGITIGHSHGELTTFVNLSTGRVVAEHQRKTLGSVPTAEPVNTTKAGVRLSVERTQPTGPLHLSLATPDGEPIDGTVHVDGGPAIRTGTDGERWTVAPDGRATVVARANNETVRVRLPPQPS, translated from the coding sequence GTGAGCGCTCCCATCGGTGCGTCCACGAGTCCATCGCTGTCGTCACAGGCCCCGAACGGGCAGGGGTCGGCAGCGACCGAGCCCACAGACTACGGCAGCCACCGATACCAGCTCGGGGCGGAGAACCGCTCCTTCCAGTTGCAGGCGGAAGAGCCCCCGAACACGCTCACGATCGTCGGCACGGGCGACGAACGCGTCTACTACAACGCGACGACGAACGGTCGGTTCGAGGCGGGGAGCGCGGCCGACTTGGTCGACGCCGAGCAACCCGATACGGTCTCGAACACGAGCGCGGCGGGCTCGACGGCGGAGAGCGGCGTCGACGACTTCAACTTCACCGGACAGCTCACGGACCTCCGGGTCCGCGGCGGACCGGTTCGCGTCTACGTCAACGGGAACCGGATCGATCCCGCCGCGGTCCCGGATACCACCGTTTCACCCCTCAACACGACCGCGGTCCTCACCATACCCGCCGGCGAACGTCAGCAGGAAGCACACCCGCAGGCGGGGCTGGACGTCTCGGCATCGCTCGCGCTCGAAAACGACCGGCTCGGCGGACGGTACCAACGACTCCTGCTGGACGAGCGGTTCAACGACATCGAGTCCCCGGCGCTCCGACAGACGACGGTCGGCGCGGCCGCGGGGGTGATCGAACGGGGCATCGAACGGCTCTCGACCCGCCAGCAGTCGTCGATAGCGGCCTACAACAACGGTTCGCTGACGGCACACGAGTTCCTCCGCGACCTCGCCGTCATCGACGAACGGGCCGGACAGCTCTCGCTCGCGACCGATCGCGTGGTCGCTCGCTCCCAATCGACGCCCGGTGCGACGGTCGGAGGACAGAGCGTCAGTAGCTGGGCGCAGGACCGCGACCTCAAACTCGCGACGCTGCAGGGCCCGGTCAGAGACCAGATCCAGGAGGCGCTCAACGGGAACCACACCGACCCGGTGGCGAGCGCCACCCCGAGCGGTGCGTCGAGGGCCGTCGCCGAATCGGGAGAGCAACGTCAGTACCCCACGCCGCTCCCGGTCTACGTCGAGACGTCGAACCGTGGCGTGATGCTGGCGACGGTCGTCGACGGCGAGTACTACCGCGAGCTCTCCCTCTCGCGCCAGCGCAACGCGACCGGGGACGGGTTGTCGGACGTCGACGCGATCTTCAACCGCGTGGCGGAGCTGTATCCCTGGGCGTCGGCTCACTCGCGAACGACCGGGCTGACGGGGAGTCGCCAGAGTGAGCTCTCGGGGATCACGATCGGTCACTCTCACGGCGAGCTGACGACGTTCGTCAACCTGAGCACGGGCCGTGTCGTCGCCGAACACCAGCGGAAGACGCTGGGGAGCGTGCCGACGGCCGAGCCGGTGAACACGACGAAGGCCGGGGTCCGACTCAGCGTCGAGCGGACACAGCCGACCGGCCCGCTCCACCTCTCGCTGGCGACACCCGACGGGGAGCCGATCGACGGCACGGTCCACGTCGACGGCGGCCCGGCCATCCGGACGGGGACCGACGGCGAACGCTGGACCGTCGCCCCCGACGGTCGGGCGACGGTCGTGGCACGCGCGAACAACGAAACGGTCCGGGTCCGGCTGCCGCCACAGCCGTCGTGA
- a CDS encoding plastocyanin/azurin family copper-binding protein: MQRRTFLTGVAGTGAAVGSMGQAGAVTTLRQDQQGGGTTHTVGMYTEGSDYYFDPVGLYVEPGDTVEWTIESGQHSTASYSQGNPQASNTLIPEGAKSWDSGVISSGSFSYTFRTEGTYDYYCTPHKSLGMVARIVCGSPGGPAEGTEIPDEVGSGIVPESETIVEDKSLEYPYVPGVSHGGPPALFWGGTGVFAATTLYLYSVYDRATGRYDDNEAGEGEY; this comes from the coding sequence ATGCAGCGACGGACGTTTCTGACGGGCGTCGCGGGGACGGGGGCGGCGGTCGGTTCGATGGGCCAGGCCGGGGCCGTGACCACGCTCCGACAGGACCAGCAGGGCGGCGGCACGACCCACACCGTCGGGATGTACACCGAGGGCTCGGACTACTACTTCGACCCGGTGGGGCTCTACGTCGAACCCGGCGACACCGTGGAGTGGACGATCGAGAGCGGCCAGCACTCCACGGCCTCGTACTCCCAGGGTAACCCGCAGGCGTCGAACACCCTCATCCCCGAGGGGGCGAAGAGCTGGGACAGCGGGGTGATCAGCTCGGGGTCGTTCTCCTACACCTTCCGGACCGAGGGCACCTACGACTACTACTGTACCCCCCACAAGTCGCTCGGGATGGTCGCCCGGATCGTCTGTGGGAGCCCCGGCGGACCCGCCGAAGGAACGGAGATCCCCGACGAGGTCGGGAGCGGGATCGTCCCGGAGTCGGAGACCATCGTGGAGGACAAGTCCCTCGAATACCCCTACGTGCCGGGCGTGAGCCACGGCGGCCCGCCGGCACTGTTCTGGGGCGGGACCGGCGTGTTCGCGGCGACCACCCTCTACCTCTATTCGGTCTACGACCGGGCAACCGGCCGGTACGACGACAACGAGGCCGGCGAAGGCGAGTACTGA
- a CDS encoding glutaredoxin family protein, whose amino-acid sequence MTERTITVYSREDCHLCEDALAAIDRVVEEVAAAVEVREVDVDTDPELRDAYGERVPYVLVDDRPRYKFRVDEADLRRRLATDGGPDDPNSHDLRS is encoded by the coding sequence GTGACCGAGAGGACGATAACCGTCTACTCGCGCGAGGACTGTCACCTCTGCGAGGACGCGCTCGCGGCGATCGACCGCGTCGTCGAGGAGGTGGCGGCCGCCGTCGAGGTGCGCGAGGTCGACGTCGACACGGACCCGGAGCTTCGGGACGCCTACGGCGAGCGGGTGCCGTACGTCCTCGTCGACGACCGGCCCCGGTACAAGTTCCGCGTCGACGAGGCCGACCTCCGGCGGCGGCTCGCCACCGACGGGGGACCGGACGACCCGAACTCACACGATCTTCGATCGTGA
- a CDS encoding cytochrome b, whose amino-acid sequence MAHPDPQEAETDERYSHSRIYQWFDSRLDLDDELLGKAFPEDRYGSFLLGEVSLFCFVILAVTGTVLGLLYVPAAQNVQYVGQVSDYAGTSVPQAFSSVLHITYDVRLGMYVRMLHHWASYVFVAAIGIHAMRIFFSGAYRNPREINWVIGTSLLAIAMIEGFLGYALPYDNFSQTATGIGFQLTQSIPFIGTWVTNLVFGGNWPANASTIIPRMFFYHVFLLPAVIAGLIAAHLGILVRQKHTEQQGTRKDLPDTKNAPDYDDESVVVGIPFAPNQMAVTIIVGLFTVGIVSFLAGLFPIQRIAIAGPASPFETPLQPAPAWFFMWTYGALKLAISALGSYGTFVFGVLIPGLVVGAMFLWPFVDRSEEPRHFTANPLDRPLPTAVGIASIAFVLMLSIAGMNEIVAESIGIPATELKLPLQVLSVAVPVVYGLIVYVMLRRRVRRKDSKRSASRSKMDSAGRMPDDD is encoded by the coding sequence ATGGCGCATCCAGACCCCCAGGAGGCCGAGACGGACGAGCGGTACTCACACAGCCGCATCTACCAGTGGTTCGACTCGCGCCTCGACCTCGACGACGAACTCCTTGGCAAGGCGTTCCCGGAGGACCGATACGGCTCCTTCCTGCTCGGGGAGGTCTCGCTGTTCTGTTTCGTCATCCTCGCGGTGACCGGCACCGTGCTCGGGCTGCTCTACGTGCCGGCCGCACAGAACGTCCAGTACGTCGGGCAGGTCTCGGACTACGCCGGGACCAGCGTCCCACAGGCCTTCTCTAGCGTCCTCCACATCACCTACGACGTCCGGCTCGGGATGTACGTCCGGATGCTCCATCACTGGGCCTCCTACGTCTTCGTCGCCGCCATCGGTATCCACGCGATGCGGATCTTCTTCAGCGGTGCCTACCGCAACCCCCGCGAGATCAACTGGGTGATCGGCACGAGCCTGCTCGCGATCGCGATGATCGAGGGCTTCCTCGGCTACGCGCTGCCCTACGACAACTTCAGCCAGACCGCGACCGGTATCGGCTTCCAGCTCACCCAGTCGATCCCGTTCATCGGGACCTGGGTGACGAACCTGGTCTTCGGGGGTAACTGGCCGGCGAACGCCTCGACCATCATCCCGCGGATGTTCTTCTATCACGTCTTCCTCCTGCCGGCGGTGATCGCCGGTCTCATCGCGGCCCACCTCGGAATCCTGGTCCGCCAGAAACACACCGAACAGCAGGGGACGCGAAAGGACCTGCCCGACACCAAGAACGCCCCCGACTACGACGACGAGTCGGTGGTCGTCGGGATCCCGTTCGCCCCGAACCAGATGGCGGTCACGATCATCGTCGGGCTGTTCACCGTCGGGATCGTCTCGTTCCTCGCGGGGCTGTTCCCGATCCAGCGGATCGCCATCGCCGGGCCGGCGTCGCCGTTCGAGACGCCGCTCCAGCCCGCGCCGGCGTGGTTCTTCATGTGGACCTACGGCGCGTTGAAGCTCGCGATATCGGCGCTCGGGAGCTACGGGACCTTCGTCTTCGGCGTCCTCATCCCCGGGCTCGTCGTCGGGGCGATGTTCCTCTGGCCGTTCGTCGACCGCAGCGAGGAACCGCGACACTTCACGGCGAACCCGCTCGACCGGCCGCTGCCGACCGCCGTCGGCATCGCCTCGATCGCGTTCGTCCTGATGCTCTCGATCGCCGGGATGAACGAGATCGTCGCCGAATCGATCGGGATCCCGGCCACGGAGCTAAAGCTCCCGCTCCAGGTCCTCTCGGTGGCCGTCCCCGTCGTCTACGGCCTGATCGTCTACGTCATGCTCCGCCGGCGGGTCCGCCGGAAGGACTCGAAACGCTCGGCCAGCCGCTCGAAGATGGACAGCGCCGGTCGGATGCCCGACGACGACTGA
- a CDS encoding QcrA and Rieske domain-containing protein has protein sequence MTDDNTTDTSADGSTEGRLVEREDADGMWYEPPDARRRDVAKWLGGIAGTVSVATFALPALQGLAGAGNASGASSEIYTQGTQLVKQNGDPINLNSLQKGSAPEEHILALPQENGKPVKEKEATTLLLRYNQGDFEEPTNIDGTAQGYVAYSMVCTHAGCLVENHLNGYPQCPCHGSEYDATKGAQVVAGPASRPIPQLPIAVSQQGNVLVATGNFEGPVGTA, from the coding sequence ATGACCGACGACAACACAACCGATACATCCGCGGACGGATCGACCGAGGGACGGCTCGTCGAGCGTGAGGACGCCGACGGAATGTGGTACGAACCACCCGACGCGCGACGGCGCGACGTCGCCAAGTGGCTCGGCGGGATCGCGGGGACGGTCTCCGTCGCGACGTTCGCCCTGCCGGCCCTCCAGGGACTGGCCGGCGCGGGCAACGCCTCGGGGGCGAGTTCGGAGATATACACACAGGGCACCCAGCTCGTCAAGCAGAACGGCGACCCGATCAACCTGAACTCGCTCCAGAAGGGGAGCGCCCCCGAAGAGCACATCCTCGCGCTCCCACAGGAGAACGGCAAGCCGGTGAAGGAGAAGGAAGCGACGACGCTGTTGCTCCGGTACAACCAGGGCGACTTCGAGGAGCCGACCAACATCGACGGCACCGCCCAGGGCTACGTCGCCTACTCGATGGTCTGTACCCACGCGGGCTGTCTGGTCGAGAACCACCTCAACGGCTACCCCCAGTGTCCGTGTCACGGCAGCGAGTACGACGCGACGAAGGGTGCGCAGGTGGTCGCCGGGCCCGCATCGAGACCGATCCCACAGCTCCCGATCGCGGTCTCGCAGCAGGGGAACGTCCTCGTCGCGACCGGCAACTTCGAAGGGCCGGTCGGGACCGCCTGA
- a CDS encoding Lrp/AsnC family transcriptional regulator: MDDLDRAILDVLRRDSRTPYTEIAERVGTSEGTVRNRVERLIDEGTIERFTVTTRTGNIKAMVEVGVAVDVDTSAVSARMAEWPEVDFVWQVSGEEDVVLIVDAADTGVVNELITQARELDDVVSTKTRLILDERRG; the protein is encoded by the coding sequence ATGGACGACCTCGACCGGGCGATCCTCGACGTGCTCCGGCGCGACTCGCGGACGCCCTACACCGAGATCGCCGAACGCGTCGGCACGTCGGAGGGAACGGTACGGAATCGGGTCGAACGCCTGATCGACGAGGGGACCATCGAACGGTTCACCGTCACGACCAGGACCGGCAACATCAAGGCGATGGTCGAGGTGGGCGTCGCGGTCGACGTCGACACCTCCGCGGTCTCGGCCCGGATGGCCGAGTGGCCCGAGGTGGATTTCGTCTGGCAGGTCTCGGGCGAGGAGGACGTGGTGCTCATCGTCGACGCGGCGGACACCGGGGTGGTCAACGAACTGATCACGCAGGCGCGCGAACTCGACGACGTCGTGAGCACGAAGACCCGACTTATCCTCGATGAACGACGAGGATAA
- the carA gene encoding glutamine-hydrolyzing carbamoyl-phosphate synthase small subunit, translating to MTDAYVAIEGGHVLTGRARAPGTARGELVFTTAYTGYEESLTDPSYAEQVLTFSYPLIGNYGVRDERFESADVQPTAVVARELTDDVAEWLTEEGVPAIDHLDTRDVVTEVREEGAMQCGIAAGPDATPEDARAELDRCKAMSDHVDIGAAVSVTEPTVHEGDGRYDVALVDCGAKGSIVSSLVERGADVTVLPYDTTATTVAELDPDVLFVSNGPGDPENFGAAQELVGEFAGEVPIAGICLGQQIVASALGGRTEKMTFGHRGVNQPVRDLETGQVVMTTQNHGYTVAEPGDDLDVTQVNVNDDTPEGLESDALDVLTRQYHPEANPGPHDSLGFFDDVLGMAEARVAPTAD from the coding sequence ATGACCGACGCCTACGTGGCAATCGAGGGCGGGCACGTCCTGACCGGGCGGGCGCGCGCGCCGGGCACCGCGCGCGGCGAACTGGTGTTCACCACCGCGTACACGGGGTACGAGGAGAGCCTCACGGACCCCTCCTACGCCGAGCAGGTCCTGACCTTCTCCTACCCCCTGATCGGGAACTACGGCGTCCGGGACGAGCGCTTTGAGTCCGCCGACGTGCAGCCCACGGCGGTCGTCGCGCGCGAACTCACCGACGACGTGGCGGAGTGGCTCACGGAGGAGGGGGTGCCCGCGATCGACCACCTCGACACCCGCGACGTCGTGACCGAAGTCAGGGAGGAGGGTGCGATGCAGTGCGGCATCGCCGCGGGTCCCGACGCGACCCCCGAGGACGCCCGCGCGGAACTCGACCGGTGTAAAGCGATGAGCGACCACGTCGACATCGGGGCCGCGGTCAGCGTGACCGAGCCCACCGTCCACGAGGGTGACGGGAGATACGACGTCGCGCTGGTCGACTGCGGCGCGAAGGGCTCGATCGTCTCCTCGCTGGTCGAGCGCGGCGCGGACGTGACAGTCCTCCCCTACGACACGACGGCGACGACGGTGGCCGAACTCGACCCCGACGTCCTGTTCGTCTCGAACGGCCCTGGCGACCCCGAGAACTTCGGTGCGGCCCAGGAACTCGTCGGGGAGTTCGCCGGCGAGGTCCCCATCGCGGGGATCTGTCTCGGCCAGCAGATCGTCGCGAGCGCGCTCGGCGGTCGGACCGAGAAGATGACCTTCGGCCACCGCGGGGTCAACCAACCGGTCAGGGACCTCGAGACCGGCCAGGTCGTGATGACCACCCAGAACCACGGCTACACGGTCGCCGAACCCGGCGACGACCTCGACGTCACCCAGGTCAACGTCAACGACGACACCCCCGAAGGGCTCGAAAGCGACGCCCTCGACGTGCTCACCCGGCAGTACCACCCCGAGGCCAACCCCGGCCCGCACGATTCCCTGGGATTCTTCGACGACGTGCTCGGGATGGCCGAGGCGCGCGTCGCGCCGACCGCGGACTGA
- a CDS encoding RDD family protein, whose product MRRRLDLFGTIHFDRLSKVEDELRDYVQEADADAVFVEWPTDSITRRMAVRAAIRVPLVLLGGVVLNVIRSPYYLLFNRRFDSTEHVATERLSPETPVHRVDRSLVSVMAESGPLAIALSWFVLIAFLVVAPIQTAVTVGVLLAVGVGFRLVFRRDRRLAAVVGTLVAVTGILATAWFDIEATAGLLLLIAIPLAGGIVISLDPGKILRGSARLALVPVLGWLVLSTDLVVGWFALAAYTAVGQFALRTVDVRNEHMLDRVTTIADEEGYDTVVLVTGLAHVSGLGERATGRDLRVSRTYTPRWLRTGTIDEEPSFEPDEGRERVSRDHPIQPGSTGRRATASLLDLAAVAVLTWALSRGLDIIPGLRNETGFVAAGFVLIAFGYHLGLEATFGRTLGKRLTRLVVTDEDGDEPSRRAYLIRNLVRPVDFVALYFVGFVTMALTKRRQRLGDLLAGTEVRKVD is encoded by the coding sequence ATGCGTCGCCGCCTCGACCTGTTCGGGACCATCCACTTCGACCGGCTCTCGAAGGTCGAGGACGAACTGAGGGACTACGTGCAGGAGGCGGATGCCGACGCCGTCTTCGTCGAGTGGCCCACGGACAGCATCACCCGTCGAATGGCCGTCCGTGCGGCGATACGGGTTCCGCTCGTCCTTCTGGGTGGTGTCGTACTGAACGTGATACGGTCGCCGTACTACCTCCTGTTCAATCGTCGGTTCGATTCGACCGAGCACGTCGCGACCGAACGACTGTCGCCGGAGACGCCCGTCCATCGAGTCGATCGGTCCCTGGTCTCGGTGATGGCGGAGTCGGGACCCCTCGCGATCGCGCTCAGTTGGTTCGTCCTGATCGCGTTCCTCGTGGTCGCCCCGATCCAGACCGCGGTCACGGTCGGGGTGTTGCTCGCGGTCGGCGTGGGCTTCCGGCTGGTGTTTCGACGCGACCGCCGCCTCGCAGCGGTCGTGGGAACACTCGTGGCTGTCACCGGGATCCTCGCCACGGCTTGGTTCGATATCGAGGCAACGGCCGGGTTGCTCCTGCTCATCGCGATCCCGCTCGCCGGAGGGATCGTGATCTCCCTCGATCCGGGAAAGATCCTCCGGGGGAGCGCCAGACTCGCGTTGGTCCCCGTCCTCGGCTGGCTGGTACTCTCGACGGACCTCGTCGTCGGGTGGTTCGCGCTCGCCGCCTACACGGCGGTCGGGCAGTTCGCACTCCGGACGGTCGACGTTCGCAATGAACACATGCTTGACCGGGTGACGACGATCGCCGACGAGGAAGGGTACGATACCGTGGTCCTCGTCACCGGACTCGCGCACGTTTCGGGACTCGGCGAGCGCGCGACCGGGCGCGACCTCCGCGTCTCACGAACCTACACCCCGAGATGGCTCCGCACCGGGACGATCGACGAGGAGCCGTCGTTCGAGCCGGACGAGGGCCGGGAACGGGTTTCGAGGGACCACCCGATCCAGCCGGGCTCGACGGGCCGACGAGCGACCGCGAGCCTCCTCGACCTCGCGGCGGTCGCGGTGCTGACGTGGGCGCTGTCTCGCGGCCTCGACATCATCCCCGGGCTTCGAAACGAGACGGGGTTCGTGGCGGCCGGGTTCGTGCTGATAGCGTTCGGCTACCACCTCGGCCTCGAAGCCACCTTCGGGCGCACGCTCGGCAAGCGACTCACGAGGCTCGTCGTCACGGACGAGGACGGCGACGAACCTTCCCGCCGGGCCTACCTCATCAGGAACCTCGTTCGCCCGGTCGACTTCGTGGCCCTCTACTTCGTCGGGTTCGTGACGATGGCGCTGACGAAGCGACGCCAGCGGCTCGGCGACCTACTCGCTGGAACGGAAGTCAGAAAGGTCGATTAG
- a CDS encoding HD domain-containing protein, with protein sequence MTADPLTDAFPSIERIEDDDLRAGVREAWTTAMAENGLDSLDGVPWYPPAQRKLDLPDETFVAHVRDVVAGALALGEMLIEHRDADLDLDLLLAGALVHDVSKCYEFDGMESTRIEALLGHPYYGVHVTAAAGLPVEVTHMVLSHTSRTNVEPATLEAVVLRRADEAAAAAIRWAATDDLREV encoded by the coding sequence ATGACTGCGGACCCACTCACTGACGCGTTTCCGAGCATCGAGCGCATCGAGGACGACGACCTCCGGGCGGGCGTACGCGAGGCCTGGACCACGGCGATGGCCGAGAACGGACTCGACTCGCTCGACGGGGTACCGTGGTATCCGCCCGCCCAGCGGAAACTCGACCTCCCCGACGAGACCTTCGTCGCGCACGTCCGGGACGTCGTGGCGGGCGCGCTGGCGCTCGGGGAGATGCTCATCGAGCACCGCGACGCCGACCTCGATCTCGACCTCCTGCTCGCGGGCGCGCTGGTCCACGACGTCAGCAAATGCTACGAGTTCGACGGGATGGAGAGCACCCGAATCGAGGCGCTACTCGGCCATCCCTACTACGGGGTTCACGTCACCGCCGCGGCGGGTCTTCCGGTCGAGGTCACCCACATGGTGCTCTCGCACACCTCCAGGACGAACGTCGAACCCGCGACGCTCGAAGCCGTCGTCCTCCGGCGGGCCGACGAGGCCGCGGCCGCCGCGATCCGGTGGGCGGCGACCGACGACCTCCGCGAGGTCTGA